The sequence below is a genomic window from Thermoplasmata archaeon.
AGCAAACAGCAAACTTTTATAGAATTGAAATAAATCTTTAAACAAAAATCTTTAGAGATGAAATATACATACTCCAGGCAATAAAAATGTTTAAATAGAGTTTTGCTATAAGAGAGATACTGCTATAAAATTCAGTAAATATTGGCAATGATAATGCTGTGAAATTGTTATGGCAGACATATATCAAAACAGCCTTATCAACTGCGGGTGTGGTGTAGCTTGGTAACACAGAACCCTGCCACGGTTCCGCCCCGGGTCCGAATCCCGGCGCCCGCATTAAATAAAAAATGCTTTATTTTACAGCATTGGAAAGTTAATGTTATAGAATTTCATTAAACTTTTTTGGCACTACACCGTATCTGCTCCATATTTCATTGTCTCTACAAAAATTTAACGTTATCATCGCGTATTGCTCTTTTGTTATTATGTTAAATGCAGATAATATTGGAACTGTGAACCTCACCAGTCCATTAGACAAAACTCTCGCATTTTTCAATCCTCTTTTTGATCTTAGGATATTGACCATGTCTGTAAAATTTAGTTTTTCTGGACCTGATATTTCTAATATCTTGTTTGATTCTTTAAATATTGCCATCGAAACAATCTTTGCTAGATCCTTAACGTAAACAGGGCACAACAATCCTGAATTTATTGATATGCCATATCTTGATACTTTTTTGACGTTAGTAACAAAAAAATCATTATTGCTGACCACTACCGAAGGCCTAATTATCAGATATTCTAATCCAGATTCTTTTACCAATTCTTCTGCTCTATGCTTTGTCTGAAAATATTCGGTTTTGCCTATATCGGCATTGATAGCAGAAAAATAGACAAACTTGGCATTAAATCTTTTAGCTAGAGCTACAAGATTTGTTACCCCTTTGACATTCACATCATAGTGTGTCTGGGCTTTTGTGTTTTTTATCACTGCCACTAAATCTATGATAATATCAAATTTAGGTACACTACTTAAAGTTTCTGGCTTTGTTATATCCCCGGGTATATAGCTGATGTTCAGTTTGTCCAGTAATTCAGATCTATGCCTAGCCAGGTACCTCACATCATGCGATTGTGCTAGTATTTCTGATATATTAGAGCCTATAAACCCGCCACCGCCTACAATTAAAATGCTTTTCTTATCCATATTTTATCACGTTTTCAGTATAAAGTAAATTGATCCATAATATAAAATTTTGTTTAAAATATAAAGATGATTTTGAACAAAGTTTAAATATTGATAAAAGAATGAATATCTGGTGATCAAAATGGATGAAAATAAGATGCCTCTTATAGGCGAAAGATTTCCCGATCTTCAGGTCAATACAACGTTTGGATCTATAAAGCTACCGGATGATTTTTCTGGAAAATGGTTTATGATTTTCAGTCACCCGGGTGATTTTACGCCAGTATGCACAACCGAGTTTTACTCTTTTTCAAAAAGGTTCGATGACTTTAAAAGCCTGGGCGTTGAGATGATAGGATTATCAGTAGACAGTAACATAAGTCATATTGAATGGGTGAATTGGATTGAAGAGAATCTAAAGATTACAGTACCATTTCCGATAATAGCAGATCCCATGGGTGCAGTTGCAAGAAAACTTGGAATGCTGCACGCAGAATCTTCTACAGCCGCAGTCAGGGCTGTGTTTATAGTGGATCCCAATTCGACTGTCAGGCTCATAATGTATTATCCGTTAGAGATCGGCAGAAACGTTAATGAACTTTTAAGGGCGATAAAAGCGCTGCAGACTAGCGATAAGTACAAGGTGGCCATGCCTGCCAACTGGCCAGATAACGAGCTGATTGGAAATAAAGCTCTGAATTCTGCACCTAAAACAGTAAAAGACGCAAAGGCAAGACTCAAAGAGTTTAAGGGATATGCATGGTGGCTTACATACAGAGACTTGCCGGAAGATCTTAAAGAAAAGAAAAAAGCTAAAAAATAAGGTTATTTCCACTCTGTTAATATTTTTTCTCTATTGAATGTTGTCTTGCTGAGAAAGTACAAAACTATTACAGCAATTAAGAGCCCTGCAGAAATTATCAAGAGATTGGTAGTGCTTGTGAGCGATACTAGATTGATCTCACCCATCACATATAAAACATAAAAAGGAATTAAAGATGCAGCTCCCATCTGATATGCAGTTTGTGCACTGTTTACTTTGGCAGACACAAACACGCCAAAACTAACACCATATATAATGGAAAGAGGAACACCTATAAACATTACGACTGCAAATGCCCAGTTTGGATAAAACAGATAGCCTAACTTATTGTATGTCAGAAGATCTGATAGTGCCATAAATACAATTGTACCCACGTAGATTGAGAGAATCATTGGCAGAAATGCACTGATATACTTACCCATCAAAATCTCACCATCGGAGGTAGGAGTGGCAAGCAAAGGTTCTAGACTCTTCTCTATTTTCTCTCCTACGATGCTGTAAGAAGATAGGTAGAGGGGAAGCACAGCGGATATGATCATGAAAAAAAATGCGAATGAAGAAAGAAGCTCTGCTACAAAAGACCCAGAAATATGCTTTCTGATAATTAAATAATCCGTGAGAACTGGAAGGCCTATTCCTATAGCTAGCGGCAAAGCCACTATTAAAGTAATCAAGGATTTTCTCTTTCTCAAGATAGCCAGATCTTTCTTTGCAACGATCCATGATTTCCATAATCTCATGTTTTCACTCCCTCACCAGTTTAAGATACACATCTTCCAGTGTTGCACCAGTCTCATTGACTGATTTGATCTTTCCCCCCGCAGAAACAATTGCGTTTATCATAGCAGGCGTCTCTTTCTCAGGATTGTTCATCTCAATTATTAATCTGTTTCCGTCTTTTTCAACATTCTTAGGATTTGCTGCTTTGACAGCACTTAGTATCTTATCAGTTACCTCTTCTAGCAGAATGACGGTCTGCCTTCCAGATAAAGCTCGCTCAAGATTCTGCGGTGTATCAGCCGCTATCAGCTTTGTTTTTAATACTCCAATTCTATTACATATACGCTGAGCTTCATCTAGATTATGCGTGTTAAGAAGAATTGTTCTATTTTCTTTCTTGAGATCAAGTATAATATCTCGGATGGCCTTAGCAGCCTCAGGATCAAGGTTTGCAGTGGGTTCGTCCAGTAAAAGTACTTCTGGATCATGAATCAATGCTCTCGCAAGAGCAACCTTTTGTTTCATTCCTTTGGAAAAAGTGCCGATTGCATTGTTTTTTTTGTCCCATAAATCCAGCATTTTTAGATATTTCTCTATGTTCTCCTTTATAAGCTGTTCAGGAGTTTCATACATCCTTCCAAAGAACTCAAGGTTCGCATATGCACTAAGCGTTTCATAAAGACCTACATTGTCGGGAACTAACCCAATCATCTTCCTTATTTTCATTGCATCGTTTTTATTTGTAATATTATAATCTCCTACCGTTGCAGACCCGCTTGTGGGAGATAGTAAGCAACAAAGCAATCTTACTGTTGTGGTTTTACCGGCTCCATTCGGACCAAGCAGACCAAAAACCTCTCCCTTTTCTACATAGAACGTAAGATCATCAACAGCAGTAATGTCTCCGAATTTCATGGTCAGATTATGAACATCGATCATTTTTTCCATTATCACACCTTTTTTTCTGAATGATATAAACTATGTAATGTCTAAAACATTATTATATTTTTGCCGTTAATTTAGTAACTACTATTGTTACTAATAAACCTTGATCAGAATAAGATGCTGAACAATGATATTAGCCTTCTTTCTCATTTCACTTTTGAAAATATACTGTATTTAAGAACTCAAGACAGAGATACCATTTCTGCTGGATTAGAAATGGTCTCAGCTATTACTGCTGTTCCATATGCAACAACTTCGTTCATAACCTTGCTAATTTCAGAGGTGTCAAACCTGATCTCGATAACAGCATTTGCTCCAAGCTCTTTTGCAGATTCTCTAAGCCTGTCCATGGCAGTTTTTCTAGCATCTGAAAGCATTTTTGTGTATAACCCTATTTCGCCACCCGCCCAGGATCGAAAGTATGCTGCTATGTTCTGCCCGAGCCCTCTACTTCTTACAGTTATTCCCCATATGGGACCTATAACCTGAGTTATCTTTTTTCCAGGAACATAATTCACTGTAACCATTACAATCTCTTTTTCATCTGCCATATTTGTTACCTATGATATACGTGATATATATCAAATATATTAATTTTTCTTAGAGAAAACGTCGTGGAAATAGTAAATTTTCTTAACCACCTATTTTTTTGCAACACTATCTCAAAAATAGATATCAACAGGAGAATAAAATATGAAAAAGATCATAGCAAATATATGAATTTGCCTAAAATTAAAAAAAGTGCGTCTATAATAGTATTATCGAGAAAATAAATGCAGGCAGAGAATGTTTAATAAGTAGGTAACTGACTTGAAAAGTGCATGGCATAACTATGATCTGTGAAGAATGTGGCTTGATAATTGACAAAGTCGTAAACACGTTAATAAACATAGCAATGGAGATAGGCTAACATGATCCCTTCTTGATATAGAAAAATGGCAATCAGGTAAAGTGATAAAATAGTAAAAAGATGTGAAGCAGATGATCGCTAATCAGATCGTGTCAACGAATATTTGACAAAGCCCTATGTGCACAAGAATTTACAGTTAAATATTGTAGAATCATAAAAAATAATTAAAAAAAGAAAAGATTATAGATTTTTTTTCTGATCTAAGCCTGTGTTATTTAAAGCCTCTTTATCTGGCATTTCTGGCTTTTTAGTTTTTTCTGCCAACGCCTCATTTAAGCCTACTAACCCTATCGATGCCAAGTTAGGGCCTGCAGACATCAGATTTGTGGGTATCAACATTAAAGTACCACGTCCCTGTAAACCAAGCTCATATAATATGTTCATCCACCTTAACTGTAATCCATAATCGCTCTTTTCGTACAGAGCCGCAGCTTCAATCATCTTATTTGCAGCCTCGTACTCTGCCATGGCCAATGTTACTCTCGCCCTGCGCTCTCTCTCAGCCGCAGCCTGCCTGGACATCGCTTCTTGCAAAGCAGTCGGGATTATTACATCTCTTATCTCTACAGATGTGACTTTGATTCCCCAAGATTCTGTTTTCTGATCTATGATATTTCTTGCTTGTGATCCTATCTTTTCTCTTTCTGCAAGAAGTTCATCCAGAGTAACTCCACCTACAACCTCTCTTATTGTAGTCTGCGCTGCTAACTGCGTGGATAATATATAGTTTTCAACATTTAACACCACTTTCTGTAAGTCAAATGGCTGAAAATACATGATTGCATCGATACTTACTGGAACGTTATCTTTGGTCAGCGTCTGTTCAGATTTAAAGGCTTGAGTCTGCAATCGCGTGGAGACTACAAACGGCACTTTTGATATGATTGGCATGATATATACTATGCCCGGCCCTTTAAATCCTCTGAATCTACCAAGCTGTAAATATGGTGCTCGTTCCCATTCTCTGTATATTCTTATTCCAGACAAAAAGAATATAGCAATGATCAAAACTATGATAGCTAATCCTACTATTGTACCTATATCCATATCTATTTTTCACCTCTTTCTCTTATTCTTATCTTCATATTTAAGGTTTTTCAACAATCAGCGTCATTCCATCTCTACTAACAACTCTTACCCTCTCGCCCTCTTTTATCTGCTCTCCATTCTTAGACCTTGCTCTCCATATTATGCCCTCAACTCTTATCTCGCCCTCGGGATTAAGATCTTTAGTGACAGTGCCTATATCTGTTTTTATATGTTCCCACCCTGTTTCCGGTTTCTTTATTATTAACGAAAAAATTCGAACAAAGTACCATACAATAATCAATATTATAACAATCAAGATTATTATAGTCAATATTAAATCTAGATCCATCGTTCAACGCTCCTCTAACTTTTTTGAATTTTGATCTTTTTCGACAATTAATGTCAACCCTTGCCTGTCCACGATTTTTATTTTTTCGCCCTCTTTTATCTGCTCTCCATTCTTAGATCTTGCTCTCCATATTATGCCCTCAACTCTTACCTCTCCCTCGGGATTAAGATCTTTAGTGACCGTGCCTATATCTGTTTTTATATGTTCCCACCCTGTTTCCGGTTTTTTCTGTATTGCAATTCGTATTTTGTTCAGGTAGATTGCAACAATGATCCCGAACGTTAACACTATAACCATTGTAAACCACTGCAAAGGCCCAAATGGATTTGGAGAATATGGAACTTGATACACAAGTAACCATGTTGCAAATATGCCGGTCAATATACCACCAATAAGTAAAAAGCCATGCCCTGTTTTCACTTCTAGGATCATCATTACTGCCGCTATAACAAAAAGCACGATTGCCAGGTCTGATGCTCCGATCAATTGCGCACCCACAAGGCCAATCGCGATCATAATTACACCTAATACGCTTAGAATTATAGAAGCATGAAATATATCTAATAAAATTGCAACTATCCCTATCAATATAAATATACCATCAACAGTTGCATTGCTGATAAAGCTCAAAAACTGGTTGTAAAGTGAAGGATTTTGATAAATTAATGAGGCGTTTGGCATGTTTATGTCAACCAGCACCTGTGCCATACTGTTTGCAATGCCAGTAATAACATTGATTTTATATGCTTGTTGTGAGCTGTAGGCGGTATTGTTCAATACCATTGTGGATACTGCTGTTATATTTCTGTTTTGAGCTTCTGCTAAACTCTGCATTAGTGCCAGCATCGCATTTTCTGTATGGTTCTGCTCTAACTGAGTTCCGCCCACAACGATAGGCGTCGAAGGGCCAATCTCTGTGCCATTTGCCATGTAAATTCCATCTGTGGCCATTGCAATATAGCTGCCTGCAGAAGCAGCTAAACCACCGGGCGGTACGTATGTATAGACATGTATGCCATCCTGCTCTGCCTTCTGTATATTATAGACTATGTCTAACATTGATGAAAGTAAACCACCCGGTGTATTCATCTGTATTATTACCGTATGATACCCGTCGGCCTCAGCATATTGTAGGCCACTATTAATAAAACTGTCCGATCCGGGATCTATCCCCATATTTAAGTTTAATACTAATACGCTATTATTCTGTGTCGCTGCCCCTATTTCTGAGAATAATACCACGCTTAATATTAAAATTATGATAATCCAAGCTTTCATTCTATGTGATACATTAATAACTACACATTAATAAAAATTGTCAAAAAGATTTATATGTAAATTTGAATTTAATAGATTAAAATGCATCAGATAATAGAACATACCGCAGATATAGGGTTAATTGCCAAGGCAGACACATTTGCACATACATTAGATGAGCTTGCAGTGGCAATGTTTGACCTTATACTTGATATTAAAGCGGTAGAGCCAAAATACAAGATTGACATAAGCATAAATTACGATAACATCGATGCGCTTGTTGTTGATTTTTTATCTGAGTTAATATACCAGTTTGATGCCAACCATTTTGTTCCCTGCAACGTTAAAACAACCTTGCAAAAAACAGAACTGAAAGCTGAGTTAACCGGTGAGAAATATGATCGAAAAAAGCATGGATCTAAACTAGAGATTAAAGCAGTTACATATCATATGCTAAATGTAGACCTGTTAAATAATGAAATAAAAATATTGTTTGACATTTAGAGCCCTAGCATTTTTCGAGCCTCATCACTGATCCTCTCTACAGACCATGGCGGATCCCATACAAGCTCTACCTTTACATCTTTTACATTCGGTATTTCACGAATCTTGTTTTCTGCATCTGTAATTATCCATGACGTAAGCGGACATCCTACAACGGTCATAGTCATTTTCACAAAAACATTGTCATTTTCCACTTTTAGATCGTATATCAAGCCAAGATTCACAACATCAAGTCCTATCTCTGGGTCTATCACGTTTCGTAATGCGTTTAATACATCTTCTTTGTTTACCATGATTATATGAAATTAAGATTTGGTATTAAATACTTTTGTGTCTGTATAAAACAAATATTTATGCCAATCAAATACGCGAAGATATAAATAGAGAATCTGTATATCTACTCTTTGAGGATATATTTATGGATATTCCAGATCATAAACATTGCTTAAATTGCGGTATTTCTATTCCGCCAGATCAAAAGTTCTGCAGTAAAAAATGTGAAGATGAATGGAGTCAAAGGCTAAAACATAGAAGGAATATGTTCTACCTGGAATTTATATTGATAGCTATCCTGCTCATATTCCTGGTGCTCGAATATAGATAGGTCTGATCATGAAGGTAGTTCTAGGAGGAACTTTTTCGCAGATTC
It includes:
- a CDS encoding peroxiredoxin, whose translation is MDENKMPLIGERFPDLQVNTTFGSIKLPDDFSGKWFMIFSHPGDFTPVCTTEFYSFSKRFDDFKSLGVEMIGLSVDSNISHIEWVNWIEENLKITVPFPIIADPMGAVARKLGMLHAESSTAAVRAVFIVDPNSTVRLIMYYPLEIGRNVNELLRAIKALQTSDKYKVAMPANWPDNELIGNKALNSAPKTVKDAKARLKEFKGYAWWLTYRDLPEDLKEKKKAKK
- a CDS encoding archease, with protein sequence MHQIIEHTADIGLIAKADTFAHTLDELAVAMFDLILDIKAVEPKYKIDISINYDNIDALVVDFLSELIYQFDANHFVPCNVKTTLQKTELKAELTGEKYDRKKHGSKLEIKAVTYHMLNVDLLNNEIKILFDI
- a CDS encoding nodulation protein NfeD; amino-acid sequence: MKAWIIIILILSVVLFSEIGAATQNNSVLVLNLNMGIDPGSDSFINSGLQYAEADGYHTVIIQMNTPGGLLSSMLDIVYNIQKAEQDGIHVYTYVPPGGLAASAGSYIAMATDGIYMANGTEIGPSTPIVVGGTQLEQNHTENAMLALMQSLAEAQNRNITAVSTMVLNNTAYSSQQAYKINVITGIANSMAQVLVDINMPNASLIYQNPSLYNQFLSFISNATVDGIFILIGIVAILLDIFHASIILSVLGVIMIAIGLVGAQLIGASDLAIVLFVIAAVMMILEVKTGHGFLLIGGILTGIFATWLLVYQVPYSPNPFGPLQWFTMVIVLTFGIIVAIYLNKIRIAIQKKPETGWEHIKTDIGTVTKDLNPEGEVRVEGIIWRARSKNGEQIKEGEKIKIVDRQGLTLIVEKDQNSKKLEER
- a CDS encoding heavy metal-binding domain-containing protein, translated to MADEKEIVMVTVNYVPGKKITQVIGPIWGITVRSRGLGQNIAAYFRSWAGGEIGLYTKMLSDARKTAMDRLRESAKELGANAVIEIRFDTSEISKVMNEVVAYGTAVIAETISNPAEMVSLS
- a CDS encoding ABC transporter permease subunit, whose translation is MRLWKSWIVAKKDLAILRKRKSLITLIVALPLAIGIGLPVLTDYLIIRKHISGSFVAELLSSFAFFFMIISAVLPLYLSSYSIVGEKIEKSLEPLLATPTSDGEILMGKYISAFLPMILSIYVGTIVFMALSDLLTYNKLGYLFYPNWAFAVVMFIGVPLSIIYGVSFGVFVSAKVNSAQTAYQMGAASLIPFYVLYVMGEINLVSLTSTTNLLIISAGLLIAVIVLYFLSKTTFNREKILTEWK
- a CDS encoding NAD(P)H-binding protein; this translates as MDKKSILIVGGGGFIGSNISEILAQSHDVRYLARHRSELLDKLNISYIPGDITKPETLSSVPKFDIIIDLVAVIKNTKAQTHYDVNVKGVTNLVALAKRFNAKFVYFSAINADIGKTEYFQTKHRAEELVKESGLEYLIIRPSVVVSNNDFFVTNVKKVSRYGISINSGLLCPVYVKDLAKIVSMAIFKESNKILEISGPEKLNFTDMVNILRSKRGLKNARVLSNGLVRFTVPILSAFNIITKEQYAMITLNFCRDNEIWSRYGVVPKKFNEIL
- a CDS encoding metal-sulfur cluster assembly factor, translated to MVNKEDVLNALRNVIDPEIGLDVVNLGLIYDLKVENDNVFVKMTMTVVGCPLTSWIITDAENKIREIPNVKDVKVELVWDPPWSVERISDEARKMLGL
- a CDS encoding NfeD family protein: MDLDLILTIIILIVIILIIVWYFVRIFSLIIKKPETGWEHIKTDIGTVTKDLNPEGEIRVEGIIWRARSKNGEQIKEGERVRVVSRDGMTLIVEKP
- a CDS encoding DUF2116 family Zn-ribbon domain-containing protein; its protein translation is MDIPDHKHCLNCGISIPPDQKFCSKKCEDEWSQRLKHRRNMFYLEFILIAILLIFLVLEYR
- a CDS encoding ABC transporter ATP-binding protein, whose protein sequence is MEKMIDVHNLTMKFGDITAVDDLTFYVEKGEVFGLLGPNGAGKTTTVRLLCCLLSPTSGSATVGDYNITNKNDAMKIRKMIGLVPDNVGLYETLSAYANLEFFGRMYETPEQLIKENIEKYLKMLDLWDKKNNAIGTFSKGMKQKVALARALIHDPEVLLLDEPTANLDPEAAKAIRDIILDLKKENRTILLNTHNLDEAQRICNRIGVLKTKLIAADTPQNLERALSGRQTVILLEEVTDKILSAVKAANPKNVEKDGNRLIIEMNNPEKETPAMINAIVSAGGKIKSVNETGATLEDVYLKLVRE
- a CDS encoding SPFH domain-containing protein, translated to MDIGTIVGLAIIVLIIAIFFLSGIRIYREWERAPYLQLGRFRGFKGPGIVYIMPIISKVPFVVSTRLQTQAFKSEQTLTKDNVPVSIDAIMYFQPFDLQKVVLNVENYILSTQLAAQTTIREVVGGVTLDELLAEREKIGSQARNIIDQKTESWGIKVTSVEIRDVIIPTALQEAMSRQAAAERERRARVTLAMAEYEAANKMIEAAALYEKSDYGLQLRWMNILYELGLQGRGTLMLIPTNLMSAGPNLASIGLVGLNEALAEKTKKPEMPDKEALNNTGLDQKKNL